The DNA segment ATTTTAAGGCTTTTTATGTTTATTCATCCATGATTCCGCTGCAGAAAGCCGATTCCGACCTAAAAAATCAGTATATCCTTCCTGGCCTTAATAAATGCGACATGCCGTATTGGCCATAAGTTTAGCAAAAAAGGTTTTCGCAATAAAATAGTTTCATATTATTTAGATGTAAACAAACTTTTGTTTTAATTAACAAAACTAAAATTTACGAAAGCTGAGGTGCCTTCTAAAAAATGATTATTATTGGGGAAAAGATTAACGGGACAATTCCCAGCGTAAAAAAAGCCATAGAGGAAAAAGACGAGAAAATTATTCATGATCTTGCTGTCAGGCAGGCGGATGCTGGTGCCGACTATATTGATGTGTGTGCGGGTACCACTCCGGAAATCGAAGTCGAAACGTTGAAGTGGTTGATGAGCATAGTGCAAGATGCTACGGATAAGCCGTTATGCATTGACAGTCCAAACCCCAGGACTATCGAAACTGTATTTGGATATGCCCGAAAGCCGGGGATAATAAATTCGGTGTCGTTGGAAGGTGATAAATGCGAAGTGATTTATCCGCTAATCCAGGGAACGGATTGGCAAGTCATTGCACTGACTTGTGACAATAAAGGGATTCCCTCGGATGTAAAGACT comes from the Tepidanaerobacter acetatoxydans Re1 genome and includes:
- a CDS encoding methyltetrahydrofolate cobalamin methyltransferase — its product is MIIIGEKINGTIPSVKKAIEEKDEKIIHDLAVRQADAGADYIDVCAGTTPEIEVETLKWLMSIVQDATDKPLCIDSPNPRTIETVFGYARKPGIINSVSLEGDKCEVIYPLIQGTDWQVIALTCDNKGIPSDVKTRIDITEALVERAEKYGITPDRIHIDPLVIALATDNQSLIKFIETMKIIKAKYNNIKITSGLSNISFGMPLRRVINQTFLTLAIYAGMDSAIMDPCNRDMMATLLATEALLGRDRYCRKFTNAYRKGKIGPKKD